One window from the genome of Silvimonas iriomotensis encodes:
- a CDS encoding zinc-binding alcohol dehydrogenase family protein produces the protein MKAVGYFKNQDISAADSLVDLSLPDPQPGEHDLLVEVHAVSVNPVDVKIRAGVSLQNGEPKVIGWDAAGVVRAVGSKVSLFKPGDRVWYAGSLTRPGTNSELHLVDERIAGPMPVTLDFVEAAALPLTAITAWELLFDRLQVLANDAPSGNKLLIVGAAGGVGSIMVQLARQLTGLTVIGTASRPQTQAWVTELGAHYVIDHRKPLSAELKRIGVDQVDYVASLNQTDAHFSEIVESLVPQGKLALIDDPDALDVRALKRKSLSLHWEFMFTRSMFGTADMIKQHELLTQLSKLVDAGVLRTTLAEHFGTINAANLKKAHALLESNTSRGKIVLAGF, from the coding sequence ATGAAAGCAGTTGGCTATTTCAAGAACCAGGACATCAGCGCGGCCGATTCTCTGGTTGATCTGAGCTTGCCTGATCCCCAACCGGGCGAGCATGACTTGCTGGTTGAGGTTCACGCCGTGTCGGTCAACCCGGTGGATGTGAAAATCCGCGCAGGCGTCAGCCTGCAAAACGGCGAGCCCAAAGTGATCGGCTGGGATGCCGCCGGCGTGGTGCGCGCGGTGGGCAGCAAGGTGTCCTTGTTCAAGCCGGGTGACCGCGTGTGGTACGCCGGCTCGCTGACCCGCCCGGGCACCAATAGCGAACTGCATCTGGTTGATGAACGCATTGCCGGCCCCATGCCGGTGACGCTGGATTTTGTAGAGGCCGCCGCCCTGCCCCTGACCGCGATCACCGCGTGGGAGCTGCTGTTTGATCGGCTGCAGGTGCTGGCCAACGACGCCCCGTCTGGCAATAAGCTGCTGATTGTCGGTGCTGCAGGCGGCGTGGGGTCGATCATGGTGCAGCTGGCCCGCCAGTTGACGGGCCTGACCGTGATCGGCACCGCATCGCGCCCGCAAACCCAGGCCTGGGTGACTGAACTGGGGGCGCATTACGTCATTGATCACCGCAAACCGCTGTCTGCAGAACTCAAACGCATTGGTGTAGATCAAGTGGACTATGTCGCCAGCCTTAATCAGACCGATGCCCACTTCAGCGAGATCGTGGAATCTTTGGTGCCTCAGGGCAAACTGGCCTTGATTGACGACCCGGATGCGCTGGATGTGCGCGCCCTCAAGCGCAAGAGCCTGTCGCTGCATTGGGAGTTCATGTTTACCCGATCCATGTTTGGCACGGCCGACATGATCAAGCAGCACGAGCTGCTGACGCAGTTGTCAAAACTGGTTGATGCGGGCGTATTGCGCACCACGCTGGCGGAGCACTTTGGCACCATCAACGCCGCCAATCTGAAAAAAGCCCACGCCTTGCTTGAAAGCAATACGTCGCGCGG
- a CDS encoding LysR family transcriptional regulator has translation MVRIEDLQVFVRAAETGSFSAAARELDLTPAVASAALKRLEAELQARLFIRSTRSLRLTSDGERYLAHARQALDALASGQEAIHRDKQRISGTLSLSMPSDLGRNQLMVWLDAFQQQYPAVNVQIRVSDRLADLYRQPVDIALRYGLLEDSSLIALPLVPDNRRVLVAAPDYLARHGAPQTPAQLRQHNCLRFVLNEVTHERWHFQLAEADHTVTIHGDRVSDDGEVVRRWALTGAGIAYKSRLDVLPDIRAGRLIALLPQYTTEAAPFYLICAHRLQLSPTVIALREHLQACFNTYLQPEPG, from the coding sequence ATGGTCAGGATTGAAGATTTACAGGTCTTTGTACGGGCAGCAGAAACCGGCAGCTTCTCTGCCGCCGCCAGAGAACTGGACCTGACCCCCGCCGTGGCCAGCGCCGCGCTGAAACGGCTGGAGGCTGAACTACAAGCCCGCTTGTTCATCCGCTCAACCCGCAGCCTGCGCCTGACCAGCGACGGCGAACGCTACCTGGCGCATGCCCGGCAGGCCCTGGACGCGCTGGCCAGCGGGCAAGAAGCCATCCACCGCGACAAACAACGCATCTCCGGCACGCTCAGCCTGTCCATGCCCTCTGATCTGGGGCGCAACCAGCTGATGGTGTGGCTGGACGCATTCCAGCAGCAATACCCGGCCGTCAACGTCCAGATCCGCGTCAGTGATCGCCTGGCAGACTTGTACCGGCAACCGGTCGACATCGCCCTGCGTTACGGCTTGCTGGAAGACTCCAGCCTGATCGCGCTACCCCTTGTGCCCGATAACCGCCGCGTACTGGTCGCCGCGCCAGACTATCTGGCACGCCACGGCGCACCGCAAACACCCGCCCAGTTGCGGCAACACAATTGCCTGCGCTTTGTACTGAATGAAGTCACCCACGAACGCTGGCATTTTCAGCTGGCAGAGGCCGACCACACCGTCACCATCCATGGCGATCGCGTCAGCGACGACGGCGAAGTAGTCCGCCGCTGGGCCCTCACCGGCGCCGGCATCGCCTACAAATCCAGACTGGACGTGCTACCGGATATCCGCGCAGGCCGCTTGATCGCGCTCTTGCCGCAATACACCACCGAAGCCGCCCCGTTCTATTTGATCTGCGCACACCGCCTGCAACTCTCACCCACGGTGATCGCCCTGAGAGAGCATCTACAAGCTTGTTTCAACACGTATTTACAGCCAGAACCGGGCTGA